One region of Vigna angularis cultivar LongXiaoDou No.4 chromosome 10, ASM1680809v1, whole genome shotgun sequence genomic DNA includes:
- the LOC108334825 gene encoding uncharacterized protein LOC108334825 — MAYCAYMEAIKTWQLRTIIDNHNCSREHKVRLLNSKWLSKRLEKTVRENPKVKGVEIREKINRKWNVSVSRCMAYRAKVIASDNVDGSFKDQYKRIYDYANELLGRNEGFTVKVKVEDTGSEPIFKRFYTCLKACKDSFVSCKPIIGLDGAFLKGKYGGDILTAVDLGGEVVSSSFTFMSDQQKGLLQAVQEVVPGIDQHFCAASATHPQTWESEMRNIKQLNDEAFKYLLKIPPRYWSRSRFSSTPQCDTLVNNMSEAFNSVLVHISWSANKVFEVRHVSQAGDKFVVNLDQNLCTCRKWAITGVPCCHSLAAMKFLNLDVEDFIPCCFRKSTYEEIYSSIVHPINGNKMWEITPYVDVLPPPKRIFPGRPKKKRRLEQWELVKDDKRMRKGGLKKRCGICKDLGHNRTSCTKATQTRDVNSL; from the exons ATGGCATATTGTGCTTATATGGAAGCCATTAAAACATGGCAACTAAGGACTATTATTGACAACCACAACTGTAGTAGAGAGCACAAAGTAAGATTACTTAATTCAAAATGGCTCAGTAAGAGGTTGGAAAAAACTGTTAGAGAAAATCCCAAAGTAAAAGGAGTGGAAATTCGTGaaaagataaatagaaaatgGAATGTAAGTGTATCTAGATGCATGGCTTATAGGGCAAAGGTTATTGCTTCAGACAATGTTGATGGGTCTTTCAAAGACCAATATAAAAGGATTTATGATTATGCGAATGAGCTCCTAGGTCGTAATGAAGGATTCACAGTGAAAGTCAAAGTTGAAGATACTGGCAGTGAACCCATTTTTAAAAGGTTTTATACTTGTCTGAAGGCCTGCAAGGATAGTTTTGTGTCCTGCAAGCCAATTATTGGGCTGGATGGTGCTtttttgaaaggaaaatatGGTGGTGATATATTAACAGCTGTTG ATCTTGGTGGGGAGGTAGTGAGTTCATCATTTACATTCATGTCTGACCAGCAAAAG GGACTACTGCAAGCTGTACAAGAAGTGGTTCCTGGAATTGATCAACATTTCTGT GCAGCATCAGCAACCCATCCACAAACATGGGAATCAGAAATGAGAAATATAAAACAACTCAATGATGAGGCTTTCAAATACTTATTAAAAATTCCTCCCAG ATACTGGTCAAGATCAAGATTTAGCAGCACACCCCAATGTGATACTTTGGTCAACAACATGTCAGAGGCTTTCAACAGTGTTTTGGTGCATATAAG TTGGTCAGCAAACAAGGTTTTTGAAGTTCGCCATGTGTCCCAAGCTGGGGACAAGTTTGTAGTGAATTTAGATCAAAATTTGTGTACATGCAGGAAGTGGGCTATCACTGGCGTACCATGTTGCCACTCCTTGGCTGCTATGAAATTCCTAAATCTAGATGTAGAGGACTTCATACCATGTTGCTTTAGGAAGTCAACATATGAAGAAATCTACTCTTCAATTGTCCATCCAATAAATGGTAACAAGATGTGGGAGATTACTCCATATGTTGATGTCCTCCCTCCACCAAAAAGAATATTTCCTGGGAGACCAAAGAAGAAGCGAAGGTTGGAGCAATGGGAGTTGGTCAAGGACGACAAAAGAATGAGGAAGGGTGGTTTAAAGAAAAGATGTGGCATTTGTAAGGACTTGGGCCACAACAGAACCTCTTGCACCAAAGCAACCCAGACACGTGATGTGAACTCTCTCTAA
- the LOC108335078 gene encoding KIN17-like protein, whose amino-acid sequence MGKNEFLTPKAIANRIKAKGLQKLRWYCQMCQKQCRDENGFKCHCMSEGHQRQMQIFGQNPHRIVEGYSEEFESSFLEHMKRSHRFSRVAATVVYNEYINDRHHVHMNSTEWATLTEFVKYLGRTGKCKVEETPKGWFITYIDRDSETLFKERMKNKRIKADMADEEKQEKEIRKQIEMAEQMMQQPTPEADQPQSEPPRELNMEDGIKIGFSLGSSLVKQPVTKEKREASRVVFEEADEEKYGERNPGNNLKRKESGGGKSTLEEMMRDEEKKKEKINRKDYWLHEGIVVKVMSKVLAEKGYYKQKGVVRKVIDKYVGEIEMLENKHVLKVDQAELETVIPQVGGRVKIVNGAYRGSIAKLLGVDTNNFCAKVQIEKGPYDGRVLKAMEYEDICKVA is encoded by the coding sequence ATGGGGAAAAATGAGTTTCTCACACCAAAAGCAATTGCCAATCGAATCAAAGCAAAAGGATTGCAGAAGCTTCGGTGGTATTGCCAGATGTGCCAGAAGCAGTGCCGAGATGAGAATGGATTTAAATGCCATTGCATGAGTGAAGGGCATCAACGTCAAATGCAAATTTTTGGACAAAACCCACACCGTATAGTTGAGGGCTATTCCGAAGAGTTTGAGAGCTCTTTTCTAGAGCACATGAAGCGCAGCCATCGATTCAGCCGTGTGGCAGCCACTGTAGTTTATAACGAATACATAAATGATAGACACCATGTTCATATGAACTCCACCGAGTGGGCAACTCTTACTGAATTTGTCAAGTACTTGGGTCGAACGGGCAAATGTAAGGTGGAGGAAACACCCAAGGGATGGTTCATTACATATATAGATAGAGATTCAGAAACCCTTTTCAAGGAGAGGATGAAGAATAAGAGAATCAAGGCAGATATGGCAGATgaagaaaagcaagaaaaggagatcagaaaacaaattgaaatgGCTGAGCAAATGATGCAGCAGCCTACTCCTGAGGCTGATCAGCCACAATCTGAGCCTCCAAGGGAACTAAATATGGAAGATGGAATTAAGATAGGGTTTTCTCTTGGGTCTTCATTGGTTAAACAACCTGTGACCAAGGAAAAACGTGAGGCATCAAGGGTGGTGTTTGAGGAGGCTGATGAAGAGAAATATGGGGAAAGAAATCCTGGAAACAATTTGAAGAGGAAAGAAAGTGGTGGTGGAAAATCAACTTTGGAGGAAATGATGAGggatgaagagaagaaaaaggaaaaaatcaaCCGGAAGGATTACTGGTTGCACGAGGGAATTGTTGTTAAGGTTATGAGCAAAGTTTTGGCAGAGAAGGGCTACTACAAGCAAAAGGGTGTTGTGCGGAAGGTGATTGACAAGTATGTTGGAGAAATAGAAATGCTTGAAAATAAGCATGTGCTCAAAGTTGATCAGGCAGAGCTTGAAACTGTGATTCCACAAGTTGGTGGCCGTGTAAAAATTGTCAACGGCGCGTATAGAGGATCAATTGCTAAGTTGTTGGGCGTGgatacaaataatttttgtgCTAAGGTGCAGATCGAGAAAGGACCCTATGATGGCAGAGTGCTTAAAGCTATGGAATACGAGGACATTTGTAAAGTAGCCTAG
- the LOC108334824 gene encoding uncharacterized protein LOC108334824 gives MANMYHVRSNSFSSTSHPSSIRIEEELSKMRTWEATSTSTSESIGTGLSLLEDVFICLEDFLNMASTQKVISNHQGEKCMEELLDCLVRVLDICGIIRNTMLQVKENVQALHSALRRRKGDSSIEKSVAEYNLFTRKMKKSAKKLISSLKQMKSKSRASPVLNQDQDPDALMRVLREVITKNMSIFQTILSYLAVPASKAKPTKWLMVANLMHKRVISCEEKSQNFNELQFVEGSLGTLVSECTDVLKVQALREGLGGLENAIESIENGLERMFRRLVRTRANLLNIMTP, from the coding sequence ATGGCAAATATGTACCATGTTCGCTCAAATAGTTTCTCTTCTACTTCTCATCCCAGCTCCATCAGAATAGAGGAGGAGCTAAGTAAAATGAGGACATGGGAAGCCACATCCACGTCCACTTCTGAGTCAATTGGCACTGGCTTATCCTTGCTTGAAGATGTGTTCATTTGCTTGGAAGATTTTCTCAACATGGCATCAACTCAAAAAGTGATTTCGAACCATCAAGGTGAGAAATGCATGGAAGAGCTGTTGGATTGTTTGGTGAGAGTTTTAGATATCTGTGGCATTATAAGGAACACCATGTTACAAGTTAAGGAAAATGTTCAAGCCCTTCATTCTGCTCTCAGGAGGAGAAAGGGAGATTCAAGCATTGAAAAAAGTGTGGCTGAGTACAATTTATTCAcaagaaagatgaagaaaagtgCCAAGAAGTTGATCTCATCTTTAAAGCAGATGAAAAGTAAATCTAGAGCATCCCCAGTGTTGAATCAAGATCAAGACCCTGATGCTCTGATGAGAGTTCTTAGGGAGGTCATTACAAAGAACATGTCCATCTTTCAAACCATTTTGTCTTACTTGGCTGTGCCAGCTTCAAAAGCAAAGCCAACTAAATGGTTGATGGTGGCAAACTTGATGCACAAAAGGGTAATATCATGTGAAGAAAAATCCCAGAATTTCAACGAGTTGCAGTTTGTGGAAGGATCTTTAGGCACCCTTGTAAGTGAATGTACTGATGTTTTGAAGGTGCAGGCTTTGCGTGAGGGATTAGGGGGTTTGGAGAATGCCATTGAAAGCATAGAAAATGGTTTGGAGAGAATGTTTAGACGCTTAGTTAGAACAAGAGCCAACCTTTTGAACATAATGACTCCATAG
- the LOC108335599 gene encoding uncharacterized protein LOC108335599, whose protein sequence is MANKFHIRSNSFPTGSHPSISRVEEELNKLKTWEATSTSTSKSIGTGLSLLSDLHICLEDILNMASTQKLISNHQGEKCIEELLDGSVRILDICDITRDTLLQIKENVESLHSALRRRKGDSSIERIVAEYTLFSKKMKKNAKKLMTTLKQMENKFGVSPVLDEDQQLVSLIRVVREVIGTNMSVFQSLLAFLVVPASKSKATKWVLVAKLMHKGVIACEEKQKNLNELQCVEASLSSLLSEGTNVANMEAANERLEALENGIESIENGLESVFRRMVRTRACLLNIMTQ, encoded by the coding sequence ATGGCAAACAAGTTCCATATTCGCTCAAACAGTTTCCCTACTGGATCTCATCCTAGCATCAGTAGAGTAGAGGAAGAGCTGAACAAGCTCAAAACTTGGGAAGCCACTTCCACATCCACATCAAAGTCAATCGGCACTGGCTTGTCCTTGTTATCAGATTTGCATATTTGCTTGGAAGATATTCTCAACATGGCTTCAACCCAGAAGCTGATTTCTAACCATCAGGGTGAGAAATGCATAGAAGAGCTTCTGGATGGTTCAGTGAGAATTTTGGACATCTGTGACATCACAAGGGACACCTTGTTACagattaaagaaaatgttgaatCCCTTCATTCTGCTCTCAGAAGGAGAAAGGGGGATTCGAGCATTGAAAGAATTGTAGCCGAATATACATTGTTCtcaaagaagatgaagaagaatgcGAAGAAGTTGATGACAACTTTAAAACAGATGGAGAACAAATTTGGAGTATCCCCGGTGTTGGATGAAGACCAACAACTTGTTTCTTTGATTAGAGTGGTTAGGGAAGTCATTGGAACGAACATGTCTGTCTTCCAATCCCTGTTAGCTTTCTTGGTTGTGCCTGCTTCAAAGTCAAAGGCAACCAAATGGGTATTGGTAGCAAAATTAATGCACAAGGGAGTGATAGCATGTGAAGAGAAGCAGAAGAATTTGAACGAGTTGCAGTGTGTGGAAGCATCTTTAAGCAGCCTTCTGAGTGAAGGAACCAATGTTGCAAACATGGAAGCTGCTAATGAAAGATTGGAAGCTTTGGAGAATGGAATTGAAAGCATAGAAAATGGTTTGGAGAGCGTATTTAGGCGCATGGTTAGAACAAGAGCCTGCCTTTTGAACATCATGACTCAATAG
- the LOC108334823 gene encoding vacuolar iron transporter homolog 4-like, whose translation MASLDGQKTNETSSNHVEIPVGVEPKANREIVEERNIDYSQRANWVRAAVLGANDGLVSVASLMMGVGAVKEQMTAMLLAGFAGLIAGACSMAIGEFVSVYTQYDIEIAQMKREREKKSIGDGVSEEAEREKLPNPFQAAVASALAFSVGAVVPLLSAAFIKNHKIRLGVVVTVASLTLVVFGGLGAVLGKTPITKSCLRVLIGGWMAMTVTFGFTKLFSFAGI comes from the coding sequence ATGGCTTCCCTTGATGGTCAGAAAACTAATGAAACTTCATCGAATCATGTTGAGATTCCTGTTGGTGTGGAGCCAAAAGCAAACCGAGAAATCGTTGAAGAGAGAAACATAGACTATTCCCAGAGGGCGAATTGGGTGCGCGCAGCAGTGTTAGGAGCGAATGATGGTTTAGTCTCGGTTGCATCATTGATGATGGGTGTTGGAGCTGTTAAGGAGCAGATGACAGCGATGCTTCTTGCTGGTTTTGCAGGGTTAATTGCCGGGGCATGCAGCATGGCGATTGGAGAGTTTGTGTCTGTGTACACTCAGTATGACATAGAAATAGCTCaaatgaaaagagagagagaaaagaagagtaTTGGTGATGGAGTGAGTGAAGAAGCTGAAAGGGAAAAGTTGCCAAATCCATTTCAGGCTGCCGTAGCATCGGCTCTAGCATTTTCTGTGGGTGCAGTGGTGCCATTGCTGTCTGCTGCATTcataaaaaaccataaaataagactTGGTGTTGTTGTTACAGTGGCTAGTCTCACATTGGTGGTGTTTGGTGGGTTAGGAGCAGTGCTTGGAAAAACTCCAATCACAAAATCTTGCCTTAGGGTGCTCATTGGAGGTTGGATGGCTATGACTGTAACATTTGGCTTCACCAAGTTATTTTCCTTTGCTGGGATTTga
- the LOC108335582 gene encoding uncharacterized protein LOC108335582 — protein MANKFHVRSNSFPTGSHPSISRIEEELNKLKTWEASSTSTSNSIGTGLSLLSHLHIFLEDILNMASTQQLISNHQGEKCIEELLDGSVRILDICDITRDTLLQIKENVESLHSALRRRKGDSSIERIVVEYTLFSKKMKKNAKKLMTTLKQMENKFGISPVLDEDQQLVSLIRVVREVIGMNMSVFQSLLAFLAVPASKSKATKWVLVAKLMHKGVTACEEKQKNLNELQCVEASLSSLLSEGTNVGKMEAANERLEALENGIESIENGLESVFRRMVRTRACLLNIMTQ, from the coding sequence ATGGCAAACAAGTTCCATGTTCGCTCAAACAGTTTCCCTACTGGATCTCATCCTAGCATCAGTAGAATAGAGGAAGAGCTGAACAAGCTCAAAACTTGGGAAGCCAGTTCCACATCCACATCAAACTCAATTGGCACTGGCTTGTCCTTGTTATCACATTTGCATATTTTCTTGGAAGATATTCTCAACATGGCTTCAACCCAGCAGCTGATTTCTAACCATCAGGGTGAGAAATGCATAGAAGAGCTTCTGGATGGTTCAGTGAGAATTTTGGACATCTGTGACATCACAAGGGACACCTTGTTACagattaaagaaaatgttgaatCCCTTCATTCTGCTCTCAGAAGGAGAAAGGGGGATTCGAGCATTGAAAGAATTGTAGTCGAATATACATTGTTCtcaaagaagatgaagaagaatgcGAAGAAGTTGATGACAACTTTAAAGCAGATGGAGAACAAATTTGGAATATCCCCGGTGTTGGATGAAGACCAACAACTTGTTTCTTTGATTAGAGTGGTTAGGGAAGTCATTGGAATGAACATGTCTGTCTTCCAATCCCTGTTAGCTTTCTTGGCCGTGCCTGCTTCAAAGTCAAAGGCAACCAAATGGGTATTGGTAGCAAAATTAATGCACAAGGGAGTGACAGCATGTGAAGAGAAGCAGAAGAATTTGAACGAGTTGCAGTGTGTGGAAGCATCTTTAAGCAGCCTTCTGAGTGAAGGAACCAATGTTGGAAAGATGGAAGCTGCAAATGAAAGATTGGAAGCTTTGGAGAATGGCATTGAAAGCATAGAAAATGGTTTGGAGAGCGTATTTAGGCGCATGGTTAGAACAAGAGCCTGCCTTTTGAACATCATGACTCAATAG